A window from Mycobacterium saskatchewanense encodes these proteins:
- a CDS encoding thiamine pyrophosphate-dependent enzyme has product MTQTPELSVIVRDQLELYRRMWVMRLLDMAIEEARIDGLLTGPVQPAFGQEAVAVGTTAALRPGDIIATDIAHCRHAQRVALGLPLAPTIAELIGTSPTRARRPAAKGFVADWKQSISPAGVLGQSTLFALGDAHSQSRDGKGRVTVCVIGNREAGSVEFTAAADIAVSWRLPVVFVVENTRDASGVRRVEHVRACDGMPVLSADGKEVAAVRDSVQYAVERASAGDGPTLVDAVTYRTNHPCAVDPLVAARRQLTASGVAGGHLYEVERRARRLVAEAESLAKGMSAGGTGPVLEQNPWTAAS; this is encoded by the coding sequence ATGACTCAAACCCCCGAACTGTCGGTGATCGTGCGCGACCAGCTGGAGCTGTACCGGCGGATGTGGGTGATGCGACTGCTCGACATGGCGATCGAGGAGGCGCGCATCGACGGCCTGCTGACGGGTCCCGTGCAGCCCGCCTTCGGGCAGGAGGCCGTGGCCGTGGGAACCACCGCGGCGCTTCGTCCTGGGGACATCATCGCCACCGACATCGCCCACTGCCGGCACGCGCAACGGGTTGCACTCGGGCTCCCGCTGGCGCCGACCATTGCGGAGCTGATCGGCACGAGCCCCACCAGGGCCCGCCGTCCTGCGGCAAAAGGGTTCGTCGCAGACTGGAAGCAATCAATCTCTCCCGCAGGAGTTTTGGGGCAGTCGACGCTGTTCGCGCTCGGCGATGCCCACTCGCAGTCGCGGGACGGTAAGGGCAGGGTCACGGTATGTGTCATCGGGAATCGCGAAGCCGGTTCGGTCGAATTCACGGCGGCCGCAGACATCGCCGTGTCATGGCGGCTTCCGGTGGTTTTCGTCGTCGAGAACACTCGGGATGCGTCCGGTGTGCGCCGTGTCGAACACGTGCGGGCCTGTGACGGCATGCCGGTGTTGTCGGCCGACGGCAAAGAGGTTGCGGCGGTGCGAGACTCGGTTCAGTACGCGGTGGAACGAGCGAGCGCCGGCGATGGGCCCACTCTGGTCGACGCGGTCACCTACCGCACGAATCACCCGTGCGCAGTGGACCCGTTGGTGGCCGCGCGGCGGCAGTTGACGGCCTCCGGCGTCGCGGGCGGGCACCTTTACGAGGTGGAGCGCCGGGCCCGCAGACTGGTGGCCGAGGCGGAGTCCCTTGCCAAGGGGATGTCGGCCGGCGGGACGGGGCCGGTGCTCGAGCAGAACCCCTGGACGGCCGCTAGTTGA
- a CDS encoding arsinothricin resistance N-acetyltransferase ArsN1 family B: protein MATPEDAEAVAGIYLPYVRDTAVSFETVPPDGAEIRSRLAGTLARLPWLVAWDGDRVTGYAYASQHGDRDAYRWSADVSLYLDRSVHRKGYGRRLYAALFELLAAQGYVNAYAAIVLPNPASVGLHEAAGFTRVGLFPGVGFKQGAWRDIGWWHLRLLAPSRLPAEPRPWRELPERVIRAALTGRG from the coding sequence ATGGCGACGCCGGAAGATGCCGAGGCGGTCGCCGGCATCTATCTGCCGTACGTGCGCGACACGGCGGTCTCGTTCGAGACGGTGCCGCCCGACGGCGCCGAGATCAGGTCACGGCTGGCCGGCACGCTGGCGCGATTGCCGTGGCTGGTCGCCTGGGACGGCGACCGCGTGACGGGGTATGCCTATGCGAGTCAGCATGGCGACCGCGACGCCTATCGCTGGTCCGCTGACGTGTCGCTCTACCTGGATCGGTCGGTTCACCGCAAGGGATATGGTCGCCGCCTCTACGCCGCACTGTTCGAGCTCCTGGCGGCGCAGGGCTATGTCAACGCGTATGCCGCGATCGTGCTGCCGAACCCCGCCAGCGTGGGCCTGCACGAAGCCGCCGGCTTCACCCGTGTGGGCCTCTTCCCCGGCGTGGGTTTCAAACAGGGAGCGTGGCGGGATATCGGGTGGTGGCATCTGCGGCTGCTTGCCCCATCCCGGCTTCCCGCGGAGCCACGGCCGTGGCGGGAATTGCCCGAGCGCGTGATCCGCGCCGCGCTAACCGGGCGGGGCTAG
- a CDS encoding IclR family transcriptional regulator, which produces MSVKAVTGSQTLARGLSALQRVADAPAGLTVQQLADQVGVHRTIAYRLLATLVEFRLVAKGGDGRYRPGAGLAVLGASFDRNVRQLSLPTLRTLADDLGTTVSLLIAEGEQQVAVAVIVPSHVAYQLSFHEGSRYPLNRGAAGIALLASMPPRPGERDLVAAARERGWVTTYGEIEPNTYGLAVPVHRRAPSPPTCINLISHREDVVLRGKDAVGEAAKRLAKLLS; this is translated from the coding sequence ATGTCTGTCAAGGCGGTGACCGGTTCGCAGACGCTGGCTCGCGGCCTGAGCGCGCTACAGAGGGTGGCCGATGCGCCGGCCGGTCTCACCGTGCAGCAGCTCGCCGACCAAGTCGGGGTGCATCGCACCATCGCCTACCGATTGCTGGCGACGCTGGTCGAGTTCCGGTTGGTGGCAAAAGGAGGCGACGGGCGCTACCGCCCCGGCGCCGGCCTGGCGGTCCTCGGTGCGTCGTTCGACCGCAATGTTCGCCAACTCAGCCTCCCGACGCTGCGGACGCTGGCCGACGACCTGGGCACCACCGTGTCGTTGCTCATCGCCGAGGGTGAGCAGCAGGTGGCCGTCGCCGTGATAGTGCCCAGCCATGTTGCCTACCAGCTGTCTTTCCACGAAGGCAGCCGGTATCCGCTCAACCGTGGCGCGGCGGGAATCGCGTTGCTCGCGAGCATGCCTCCGCGCCCGGGCGAGCGGGATCTGGTAGCGGCCGCCCGCGAGCGCGGCTGGGTGACGACATACGGCGAGATCGAACCGAACACCTACGGCCTGGCCGTGCCGGTCCACCGCCGGGCCCCCTCCCCGCCCACGTGCATCAACCTCATTTCGCACCGCGAGGACGTCGTGCTGCGGGGCAAAGACGCGGTCGGCGAGGCCGCGAAGCGGTTGGCGAAGCTCCTGAGCTAG
- a CDS encoding alpha/beta fold hydrolase translates to MTEFESIWSDLQGVAFEQGYLDAAGVRTRYLRTGDPGQPVLVFLHGSGGHAEAYVRNLAAHGEHFWTWSIDMLGHGYTAKPGHPLEIHHYVEHLMAVLRAVGAERACVSGESLGGWVAARAAVDHPDVVDRLVLNTAGGSQADPVVMRRIITLSMAAAENPAWETVQARIKWLMADKSKGYDDLVASRQRIYRQAGFVDAMRDIMALQDPEIRARNLLGPAEYGAITAPTLVLWTSDDPTADVTEGRRIAAMIPGARFEVMPGCGHWPQYEDAKTFNRLHLEFLLGH, encoded by the coding sequence GTGACGGAGTTCGAGAGCATATGGAGCGATCTCCAGGGCGTCGCCTTCGAGCAGGGTTACCTTGACGCGGCTGGAGTCCGCACCCGATACCTGCGCACCGGGGACCCGGGACAGCCGGTGCTGGTGTTCCTGCACGGGTCCGGCGGCCACGCCGAGGCCTACGTCCGCAACCTGGCGGCGCACGGCGAGCACTTCTGGACGTGGTCGATCGACATGCTGGGCCATGGCTACACCGCCAAGCCCGGCCACCCCTTGGAAATTCACCACTACGTCGAGCACCTGATGGCCGTGCTGCGCGCCGTCGGTGCCGAACGGGCCTGCGTCAGCGGCGAATCGCTCGGTGGCTGGGTGGCCGCCCGGGCCGCCGTCGACCACCCGGATGTGGTCGACCGGTTGGTCCTCAACACCGCGGGCGGCTCACAGGCGGATCCGGTGGTGATGCGGCGGATCATCACGCTGTCCATGGCGGCGGCCGAGAATCCCGCCTGGGAGACGGTTCAAGCGCGGATCAAGTGGCTGATGGCGGACAAGTCGAAGGGCTACGACGACCTGGTCGCGAGCCGCCAAAGAATCTACCGCCAAGCGGGTTTCGTCGACGCGATGCGCGACATCATGGCACTGCAGGATCCCGAGATCCGGGCACGCAACCTGCTCGGCCCCGCCGAATACGGCGCGATCACCGCGCCGACGCTGGTGCTCTGGACAAGCGACGACCCCACCGCCGACGTGACCGAGGGCCGGCGCATCGCGGCGATGATTCCCGGCGCCCGCTTCGAAGTGATGCCGGGTTGCGGTCACTGGCCGCAGTACGAGGACGCAAAGACCTTCAATCGCCTGCACCTCGAATTTCTGCTGGGGCATTGA
- a CDS encoding sensor histidine kinase has protein sequence MAIAGDAELDRVRKLHQQRSYRIAAIVRIGVVGLMIAAMVIGTRREEWGQQSVLIVLYAVVALTALALAFLPSRRWLGPGPLGGIGRLEPFAFTVIDVVALTVLQLLSTNGIYPLLIMTLLPILLGLDVSSRRAAAVLACSMAGFIIAVLTDPVTVQAIGLSESIFWFVLYGFLCATAFVIVRIEERHTRSVAGLSALREELLAQTMAASDVLQRRISESIHDGPLQDILVVRQELIELDAALLGDERIGRALAGLQAASDRLRQATFELHPAVLEQVGLGAAVQQLASYTAQRTGIDITTNVDYPVRRHVDPIMFGVVRELLSNIAQHSQARRASITLAITDAVCVLDVTDDGVGFGDETVARRLGEGHIGLASHRARVEAAGGAFVFLDTPVGTHVCVELPLG, from the coding sequence GTGGCCATTGCCGGTGACGCCGAACTGGACCGGGTGCGCAAGCTCCACCAGCAGCGCTCGTACCGAATCGCGGCGATAGTCCGGATCGGTGTGGTGGGACTGATGATCGCCGCCATGGTGATCGGCACCCGCCGGGAGGAGTGGGGCCAGCAAAGCGTTTTGATCGTCCTCTACGCCGTCGTGGCGCTGACGGCCTTGGCGTTGGCCTTCCTTCCCTCCCGGCGGTGGCTCGGGCCGGGGCCCCTCGGCGGAATCGGCCGCCTGGAGCCGTTCGCCTTCACCGTCATCGACGTCGTCGCCCTCACGGTCCTGCAGTTGCTATCCACCAACGGCATCTACCCGCTGCTGATCATGACGCTGCTGCCGATCCTGCTGGGCCTCGACGTCTCGTCGCGGCGGGCCGCCGCGGTGCTCGCCTGCTCGATGGCCGGATTCATCATCGCGGTGCTCACCGACCCGGTAACCGTACAGGCGATTGGCTTGTCCGAGTCCATTTTCTGGTTCGTGCTCTACGGCTTCCTGTGTGCCACCGCCTTCGTGATCGTCCGCATCGAGGAGCGGCATACGCGCTCGGTGGCCGGCCTCAGCGCGCTGCGCGAGGAGCTGCTCGCCCAGACGATGGCGGCGTCGGACGTGCTGCAGCGCCGGATATCGGAATCCATCCACGACGGACCGCTCCAGGACATCCTGGTGGTCCGCCAGGAGTTGATCGAGCTCGATGCGGCCCTGCTCGGCGATGAGCGGATCGGGCGCGCACTCGCCGGCCTGCAGGCCGCGTCCGATCGGCTGCGGCAGGCCACCTTTGAGCTCCATCCGGCCGTCCTCGAACAGGTCGGCCTGGGCGCCGCGGTGCAGCAGCTCGCCTCCTACACCGCACAGCGCACGGGCATCGACATCACCACCAACGTCGACTACCCCGTTCGCAGGCACGTCGACCCCATCATGTTCGGGGTGGTTCGTGAGTTGCTGTCCAACATCGCGCAACATTCGCAAGCCCGCCGCGCGTCGATCACACTCGCGATCACCGACGCCGTCTGCGTACTGGACGTGACGGACGACGGCGTGGGGTTCGGGGACGAGACCGTGGCGCGCCGCCTGGGCGAGGGGCACATCGGGTTGGCTTCACATCGGGCCCGGGTCGAGGCGGCCGGGGGAGCGTTCGTCTTCCTCGACACGCCGGTCGGCACCCACGTATGCGTGGAACTGCCGCTCGGCTAG
- a CDS encoding bifunctional 3-(3-hydroxy-phenyl)propionate/3-hydroxycinnamic acid hydroxylase has protein sequence MVDGSGAADVDVVVVGAGPVGLTLANILGLRGVRTLVIEERDTLIDYPRGVGLDDEALRTFQSIGLVDRVLPHTVPNQILRFVDAKRRVLAEMAPPDARFGWPKRNGFVQPLVDAELLAGLDRFEHVQVRWGSPVTACQEGADAATVEYGDRSTVRARYIVGCDGGRSITRRMMGVSFDGTTSSTRWLVVDIANDPLGHPNSEVGADPDRPYASISIAHGIRRFEFMIHADETDEQAGDPAFLTRMLARMVPHPERVDVIRRRVYTHHSRIAGAFRSGRLLLAGDAAHLMPVWQGQGYNSGIRDAANLGWKLAAVVGGCADDRLLDTYDAERRKHARAMIDLSTTVGRVISPTNRTVAGARDLLVRSASIVPSLKRYVLEMRFKPMPRYEQGAVLHTAANGTDSPVGTLFIQPRVDTRDGCDVLLDDVLGDWFAVLCWNNDPRNILGEAAFAAWKALGARFVALRPVTQLHWTGQDDPDVLIVGDRTGGLKSWFDTHQESVLFLRPDRCIAAGCIAQRAPDLSASLLAALTLTPGGGESRSGTGSLLYVAQPAPQSSGAVAGPA, from the coding sequence ATGGTCGACGGGTCGGGAGCTGCGGACGTCGACGTCGTCGTCGTCGGTGCGGGCCCCGTGGGCCTCACCCTGGCCAATATCCTTGGCCTGCGGGGCGTCCGGACCCTGGTGATCGAGGAACGGGACACCCTCATCGACTACCCACGCGGTGTGGGCCTGGACGACGAAGCGCTGCGTACGTTCCAGTCGATCGGGCTGGTCGACCGCGTCCTGCCGCACACCGTACCCAACCAGATCTTGCGTTTCGTCGACGCTAAGCGCCGCGTGCTCGCCGAAATGGCCCCTCCGGACGCGCGTTTCGGCTGGCCGAAGCGCAACGGATTCGTGCAGCCGCTCGTCGATGCCGAATTGCTCGCCGGTCTAGATCGATTCGAGCACGTCCAGGTGCGGTGGGGGAGTCCGGTGACGGCCTGCCAGGAGGGCGCCGATGCGGCGACCGTCGAGTACGGTGACCGATCCACCGTGCGCGCGCGTTACATCGTCGGTTGTGACGGCGGCCGCAGCATCACCCGCCGCATGATGGGTGTGTCGTTCGATGGCACCACATCCTCGACGCGATGGCTGGTCGTCGACATCGCGAACGACCCGCTGGGCCACCCGAACAGCGAGGTCGGCGCCGATCCGGACCGCCCCTATGCCTCCATCTCGATCGCACACGGAATTCGCCGGTTCGAGTTCATGATCCACGCCGACGAGACCGACGAACAGGCGGGGGACCCGGCGTTTCTGACGCGGATGCTGGCGCGGATGGTGCCGCATCCGGAACGGGTCGACGTGATTCGGCGCCGTGTCTACACGCACCACTCGCGGATCGCCGGCGCGTTCCGCAGCGGCCGACTGCTGCTGGCCGGTGACGCGGCGCACCTGATGCCGGTGTGGCAGGGGCAGGGCTACAACAGCGGGATCCGCGACGCGGCCAACCTCGGGTGGAAGCTCGCGGCGGTGGTCGGCGGGTGTGCCGACGACAGGCTGCTGGATACCTACGACGCAGAACGACGCAAGCACGCGCGCGCGATGATCGACCTGTCGACCACGGTGGGGCGGGTGATCTCCCCGACGAACCGCACGGTGGCCGGCGCGCGAGACCTGCTGGTGCGGTCGGCGTCGATTGTGCCCTCGCTCAAGAGGTATGTGCTCGAGATGCGGTTCAAGCCGATGCCGCGATACGAGCAAGGTGCCGTCCTGCATACGGCCGCAAACGGCACCGATTCACCGGTGGGCACCCTGTTCATCCAGCCCCGCGTCGACACCCGCGACGGATGCGACGTGCTGTTGGACGACGTGCTCGGCGACTGGTTCGCCGTGCTGTGCTGGAACAACGACCCACGCAATATCCTCGGCGAAGCGGCTTTCGCGGCCTGGAAGGCCTTGGGAGCCCGCTTCGTTGCCCTGCGCCCCGTGACTCAGCTGCACTGGACCGGGCAGGACGATCCCGATGTCCTGATCGTCGGCGATCGCACCGGCGGCCTCAAATCCTGGTTCGACACCCACCAAGAGTCCGTGCTCTTCCTGCGTCCCGATCGGTGCATCGCTGCCGGCTGCATCGCGCAACGCGCGCCCGACCTGAGCGCCTCGCTCCTCGCCGCGCTCACCCTCACGCCGGGAGGGGGTGAATCACGAAGTGGCACTGGCTCTCTGCTGTATGTCGCACAGCCCGCTCCTCAATCTTCCGGGGCCGTCGCGGGACCTGCTTGA
- a CDS encoding FAD-dependent oxidoreductase: MSWDEEVDVIVLGSGGAGLTAALTAAGAGASVAVFEKAPTVGGTTAVSGGVVWIPAHNRSPDGELTVADALRYLRAQSLGSMDAAAVETFVRTGPAMLDFVEEHSGVRFEIATGFPDYRPELPGGRPAGGRSLSPAPFDLARLGQWATRITAFPADWSNVGFDAETRARLHAAIDECTGRLGVAGTALIAGLLEGLLTAGVVPHTNARAERLLTDEGEVTGARIALTDRTVDVRARQGVILGTGGFEWNPVLVQAFLRGPMHGAVSPPNNTGDGLRMAMEHGADLANMGEAWWVPIVQIPGDTIDGKPRSRSVRLERTRPRSIIVNAAGRRFVNEACDYNSMAGAFHYLDPRGGYVNDRGWMVFDSIHLQRYGFLGVAPGDPVPDWFCESADLAELAAKAGIEADGLARTVEQWNRQVADGADAEFGRGSSAYDGYWGDDTATTLAGKTLGPIDTAPFYAVPVRIGAMGTKGGPRTDHDGRVLHVSGEPIAGLFAAGNAMGGVTGRAYGGAGGTLGPAMVFGYRAGHAAATGKSVDLK, from the coding sequence ATGTCGTGGGACGAGGAAGTCGACGTCATCGTGCTCGGCAGTGGCGGCGCCGGACTCACCGCCGCACTCACGGCGGCGGGGGCCGGCGCGTCCGTCGCGGTCTTCGAAAAGGCTCCGACCGTCGGCGGCACCACCGCGGTGTCGGGTGGTGTTGTCTGGATTCCCGCCCACAACCGTTCTCCCGACGGGGAATTGACGGTCGCGGACGCGCTGCGCTACCTGCGGGCCCAGTCGCTCGGCTCCATGGACGCGGCGGCGGTGGAGACCTTCGTGCGAACCGGACCCGCGATGCTCGACTTCGTCGAGGAGCACAGCGGCGTACGGTTCGAGATCGCGACCGGTTTCCCGGATTACCGACCGGAGCTGCCGGGAGGGCGGCCGGCGGGCGGCCGTTCGCTCAGCCCGGCTCCCTTCGATCTCGCCCGATTGGGCCAGTGGGCCACCCGGATCACGGCCTTCCCGGCCGACTGGTCGAACGTCGGCTTCGACGCGGAGACCAGGGCCCGGTTGCACGCCGCGATCGACGAGTGCACCGGGCGACTGGGTGTGGCGGGCACCGCGCTGATCGCCGGCCTCCTCGAGGGTCTGCTGACCGCGGGGGTCGTACCGCACACCAACGCGCGGGCCGAACGACTGCTCACCGACGAGGGAGAGGTCACCGGCGCGCGAATAGCCTTGACTGACAGGACCGTCGACGTGCGGGCCCGGCAGGGGGTAATCCTGGGAACGGGCGGATTCGAATGGAATCCCGTTCTGGTGCAGGCCTTCCTGCGCGGCCCGATGCATGGCGCGGTGTCCCCGCCGAACAACACCGGCGACGGCCTACGCATGGCGATGGAACACGGCGCGGACCTGGCCAACATGGGCGAGGCGTGGTGGGTCCCGATCGTGCAGATCCCGGGCGACACCATCGACGGCAAGCCGCGCAGCCGCAGCGTGCGCCTGGAACGCACGCGGCCGAGAAGCATCATCGTCAACGCGGCCGGACGCCGATTCGTCAACGAGGCGTGCGATTACAACTCGATGGCCGGTGCCTTCCACTACCTGGACCCGCGCGGCGGGTACGTCAACGATCGCGGATGGATGGTTTTCGACTCAATTCATCTGCAGCGCTATGGTTTTCTGGGCGTCGCCCCCGGCGATCCCGTTCCCGACTGGTTCTGCGAGTCGGCGGATCTTGCCGAGCTCGCGGCCAAGGCGGGCATCGAGGCCGACGGCCTGGCCCGGACCGTAGAGCAGTGGAACCGACAGGTGGCCGACGGTGCCGATGCGGAGTTCGGTCGCGGGTCCAGCGCCTACGACGGCTACTGGGGCGACGACACGGCTACCACCCTCGCGGGCAAGACCCTCGGACCGATCGACACCGCGCCCTTCTACGCGGTACCGGTGCGCATCGGCGCGATGGGCACCAAGGGCGGACCCCGCACCGACCACGACGGCCGCGTCCTGCACGTCAGCGGCGAGCCGATCGCCGGCTTGTTCGCCGCCGGCAACGCGATGGGCGGGGTGACCGGACGCGCCTACGGCGGTGCCGGTGGAACGCTGGGCCCGGCAATGGTTTTCGGTTACCGCGCCGGCCACGCCGCGGCCACCGGGAAGTCCGTCGACCTGAAGTAG
- the meaB gene encoding methylmalonyl Co-A mutase-associated GTPase MeaB encodes MTIADLITRARNGSPRAVGRLLSLTEGGQRDEVLARLGPSEVRVVGITGPPGAGKSTTIAALVGAYRRRGSRVAVLAVDPSSPFSGGALLGDRIRMATHINDPDVLIRSVATRGHVGGLAAAIPAAIHLLGALGYAVVLLETVGVGQSEIEIAAVADPTVVILNPGAGDAIQAAKAGVLEVADIVVVNKADREGAEQTVRDLRAETDVPIVSLVAARGEGIEDLMAAVDAHHRADSRGRRVARARAQILSLAQSRLRARPDLDRLAEAVVDGHQDPYAAAELLISTPRHDAG; translated from the coding sequence ATGACCATTGCCGACCTGATCACCCGCGCGCGCAACGGATCTCCGCGCGCGGTGGGTCGGCTGCTCAGCCTGACCGAAGGAGGCCAGCGCGACGAGGTGCTGGCCCGGTTGGGGCCGTCAGAGGTACGCGTTGTCGGTATCACCGGACCGCCCGGTGCCGGCAAGTCGACGACGATCGCGGCTCTGGTCGGCGCCTACCGGCGGCGGGGGAGCCGGGTCGCCGTGCTGGCCGTGGATCCCTCGTCACCGTTCAGCGGCGGCGCACTGCTGGGTGATCGGATCCGCATGGCCACCCACATCAACGATCCCGACGTGCTGATCCGCTCGGTGGCCACCCGCGGTCACGTCGGCGGTTTGGCTGCTGCCATTCCCGCGGCCATCCACCTGCTGGGCGCCCTCGGTTACGCCGTAGTCCTGCTGGAGACCGTGGGCGTGGGGCAATCCGAGATCGAAATTGCGGCTGTCGCGGACCCGACGGTCGTCATTCTCAATCCCGGTGCGGGGGATGCGATCCAGGCCGCCAAGGCCGGGGTGCTCGAAGTCGCCGACATCGTCGTCGTCAACAAGGCAGACCGGGAGGGTGCCGAACAGACGGTGCGCGACCTGCGGGCCGAAACCGACGTTCCCATCGTCAGTCTCGTGGCGGCGCGAGGTGAGGGTATCGAGGACCTGATGGCCGCCGTTGACGCGCACCACCGCGCCGACAGCCGCGGCCGCCGGGTGGCCCGCGCCCGCGCGCAGATCCTTTCCCTGGCGCAGAGCCGGCTGCGGGCTCGGCCCGACCTCGACCGGCTGGCCGAGGCGGTCGTTGACGGCCACCAGGACCCTTATGCCGCGGCCGAGCTCCTGATCTCAACCCCCCGCCACGACGCGGGCTGA
- a CDS encoding proline iminopeptidase-family hydrolase, whose amino-acid sequence MTEGTIAVPGGNVWFERVGGGPGTPLLVVHGGPGLPHNYLRSLVRLSDDREVIFWDQLGCGNSKCPPDPGLWTMERSVAEMAAVVRGLGLSRFHLFGNSWGGMLTQQFVLDETSGTASLIISNSIASIPEFSTMVARLKAELDPRTQAAIERHEAAGTTHAPEYQAAIRTWNETYLCRVRPWPRDLEDAFRNMGAEIFETMFGPSDFHIVGTIRDWDVFDRLPEIRVPTLVLAGRYDECVPEHMEEMHRRIAGSRFELFESSAHMPFIEEPERFDRVMREFLRQHDSR is encoded by the coding sequence ATGACCGAGGGCACGATCGCGGTCCCGGGCGGGAACGTCTGGTTCGAGCGGGTCGGCGGCGGGCCCGGCACTCCGCTGCTGGTGGTTCACGGTGGGCCGGGTCTACCGCACAACTACCTGCGGTCGTTGGTCCGCCTGTCCGATGACCGCGAGGTCATCTTCTGGGACCAACTCGGTTGCGGCAACTCAAAGTGCCCGCCCGACCCAGGTCTTTGGACCATGGAGCGCTCGGTTGCGGAAATGGCCGCCGTCGTCAGGGGTTTGGGTCTCAGCCGCTTCCATCTGTTCGGCAATTCGTGGGGCGGGATGCTGACGCAGCAGTTCGTGCTGGATGAGACGTCCGGGACCGCCAGCCTCATCATCTCCAACAGCATCGCGTCGATACCGGAATTCTCGACGATGGTGGCGCGCCTCAAGGCCGAGCTCGACCCGCGGACCCAGGCCGCGATAGAGCGCCATGAGGCGGCCGGCACGACGCACGCGCCCGAGTATCAGGCGGCGATCCGCACCTGGAACGAGACCTATCTCTGCCGAGTCCGCCCGTGGCCCCGGGACCTGGAGGACGCGTTCAGGAACATGGGCGCCGAGATTTTCGAGACGATGTTCGGGCCCAGCGACTTTCACATCGTCGGCACGATCCGCGACTGGGACGTCTTCGACCGGCTGCCGGAGATCAGGGTGCCGACCCTGGTGCTCGCCGGCCGGTACGACGAATGCGTGCCGGAACACATGGAGGAGATGCACCGGCGCATCGCGGGTTCGCGATTCGAGCTGTTCGAGTCGAGCGCGCACATGCCGTTCATCGAGGAACCGGAGCGCTTCGACCGGGTGATGCGTGAATTTCTGCGGCAGCACGATTCGCGGTGA
- a CDS encoding response regulator: protein MPGAATHQRVRVVVGDDHPLFREGVVRALSSSVSVDVVGEADDGSSALELIKAHLPDVALLDYRMPRMDGAQVAAAVRSQALPTRVLLLSAHDEPAIVYQALEQGAAGFLLKDSTRADIVKAVLDCAEGRDVVAPGLAAGLATEIRNRAASTTPVLSAREREVLGHIARGRSIPAIAGELYVAPSTVKTHVQRLYEKLGVSDRAAAVAEAMRQGLLN from the coding sequence ATGCCCGGCGCCGCGACGCACCAGAGAGTGCGAGTGGTTGTTGGCGATGATCACCCATTGTTTCGTGAGGGCGTGGTGCGGGCGCTTTCGTCGAGCGTCTCGGTGGACGTCGTCGGAGAGGCGGACGACGGGTCGTCGGCGCTGGAGTTGATCAAGGCCCACCTGCCCGACGTCGCATTGCTCGACTACCGGATGCCCCGAATGGACGGTGCACAAGTCGCCGCGGCGGTGCGCAGTCAGGCCCTGCCCACGCGCGTGCTGTTGCTTTCGGCTCATGACGAGCCGGCGATCGTGTACCAGGCTTTGGAGCAGGGCGCGGCTGGCTTCCTGCTGAAGGACTCCACCCGCGCCGACATCGTCAAGGCCGTTCTCGATTGTGCCGAGGGCCGTGACGTGGTCGCACCCGGGCTCGCCGCCGGCCTCGCCACGGAGATCCGCAACCGCGCGGCATCGACGACACCCGTGCTCAGCGCCCGGGAGCGGGAGGTGCTCGGTCACATTGCGCGCGGTCGGAGCATTCCGGCGATCGCTGGTGAGCTCTATGTGGCCCCGTCGACGGTCAAGACGCACGTGCAGCGCCTCTACGAGAAGCTCGGTGTCAGCGACCGGGCGGCGGCCGTCGCCGAGGCCATGCGGCAGGGCCTCCTCAACTAG